From one Mytilus edulis chromosome 1, xbMytEdul2.2, whole genome shotgun sequence genomic stretch:
- the LOC139512441 gene encoding ras-related protein rab7 has translation MASRKKVLLKVIILGDSGVGKTSLMNQYVNKKFSNQYKATIGADFLTKEVMVDDRLVTMQIWDTAGQERFQSLGVAFYRGADCCVLVFDVTVPNTFKQLDSWRDEFLIQASPRDPENFPFVVIGNKIDLENRAVTAKRAQGWCQSKGDIPYFETSAKEAINVEQAFQTVAKNALAQETEVELYNEFPDQIKITNDSGKPKEGCGC, from the exons atgGCATCAAGAAAAAAAGTTTTGCTTAAAGTTATTATATTAGGGGACAGTGG TGTTGGAAAAACATCGTTGATGAACCAGTATGTAAATAAAAAGTTCAGTAACCAGTACAAAGCCACAATCGGGGCAGATTTTCTTACAAAAGAAGTTATGGTAGATGACAGATTAGTTACAATGCAG ATATGGGACACAGCTGGGCAAGAAAGATTTCAGAGTTTGGGTGTAGCTTTTTACAGAGGAGCTGATTGCTGTGTATTAGTGTTTGATGTTACTGTGCCAAATACATTTAAACAGTTGGACAGTTGGCGTGATGAATTTTTGATACAAGCTAGTCCGAGAGACCCAGAAAATTTCCCATTTGtggttataggaaataaaattgatttaGAAAATAGAGCT GTTACAGCAAAAAGAGCACAGGGTTGGTGTCAGAGTAAAGGAGATATACCATACTTTGAAACCAGTGCAAAAGAAGCCATCAACGTAGAACAAGCTTTCCAGACTGTAGCCAAGAATGCATTAGCGCAAGAAACAGAAGTAGAACTTTATAACGAATTTCCcgatcaaataaaaataacaaatgacaGTGGTAAACCCAAAGAGGGTTGTGGATGTTAA
- the LOC139512451 gene encoding EEF1A lysine methyltransferase 2-like, translated as MSGPGQRDFESSSLGTIEHWDSTYEKELEAFKDIGDVGEIWFGEDSQERILDWIEDNEEIKSDDSIIDLGCGNGMLLVELSQRGYSNLTGVDYSEGGIELAKSIAVGSNVENIKYEVADLICDDANKKYTCLGHTYKVCVDKGTYDAISLMPSDEIPARQSYLQTLKRLMSDDSVFIITSCNWTQDQLVEFFGSDLKLHDEIKTPSFQFGGKTGNTVTSLIFKLKS; from the exons ATGTCAGGTCCAGGGCAACGTGATTTTGAATCATCATCATTAGGCACTATTGAACA CTGGGATTCCACATATGAAAAAGAACTAGAAGCTTTTAAAGATATAGGTGATGTTGGAGAGATctg GTTTGGAGAGGATAGTCAGGAAAGAATACTGGACTGGATAGAAGATAATGAGGAAATAAAATCAGATGATTCCATAATAGATTTAGGCTGTGGCAATGGAATGCTCCTTGTAGAATTG AGCCAGAGAGGTTACAGTAATTTGACAGGAGTTGACTATTCTGAAGGTGGAATAGAATTAGCCAAGTCTATAGCTGTAGGCAGtaatgttgaaaatataaaatacgaA gtggcAGATTTGATTTGTGATGATGCAAACAAGAAATACACCTGTCTTGGTCATACATATAAAGTATGTGTAGATAAAGGTACTTATGATGCAATCAGTTTGATGCCTTCAGATGAAATACCAGCACGACAATCCTACCTCCAAACACTGAAGAGGTTAATGTCTGATGATAGCGTCTTTATCATTACTTCTTGTAACTGGACACAAGATCAGCTTGTAGAATTCTTTGGATCAG atttaAAGCTGCATGATGAGATCAAGACTCCAAGTTTTCAGTTTGGTGGAAAAACTGGAAATACAGTGACATCAttgatatttaaattaaaatcatga